A stretch of the Enterobacter mori genome encodes the following:
- a CDS encoding YdeI family stress tolerance OB fold protein has protein sequence MKLSVISALLILLVPAAWADNNGGLQKGEAPPPPHALDDGYRGTDDARIMTITQAKGMHDGATISLRGNLIDGSGDKYVFQDKTGKIDVIIPKAVFDDRTVKPDQMISINGSLDKKSSPPVVRVDHLQK, from the coding sequence ATGAAATTATCAGTCATTTCAGCCTTATTAATATTACTGGTTCCCGCCGCCTGGGCAGATAATAACGGCGGGTTACAAAAAGGCGAAGCGCCACCCCCGCCTCATGCGCTGGACGACGGTTATCGGGGTACTGATGACGCGCGGATTATGACCATTACTCAGGCAAAAGGAATGCATGACGGCGCAACCATCTCACTGCGCGGAAACCTGATTGACGGAAGCGGCGACAAATATGTTTTCCAGGATAAAACGGGAAAAATAGACGTCATTATCCCTAAAGCGGTGTTTGACGACAGAACCGTCAAACCCGATCAGATGATCAGTATTAATGGCTCACTGGATAAGAAATCATCACCTCCTGTCGTACGCGTCGATCATCTGCAGAAATAA
- a CDS encoding SDR family oxidoreductase: MAVIVITGGTAGVGKATALHFAKAGYDVGIIAREEESLHSTQEELRRFGVNAYAVQADVADSQAVVDAANDIEYRLGAIDVWVNNAMGAVLAPFRTMTPDEFRRVTEVTYLGYVNGTRAALELMVPRDRGTIVQVGSALAYRSIPLQSAYCGAKAAIRGFTDAVRTELMHENSRVHLSMVQMPGLNTPQFDWARNKFAWAMRPVPPVFQPEVAASAIFKVAQKPVRELWVGSSTIQSIVGQFLFPGFLDRLMVKKAWEGQMTDKLNAEDRRDYLDQPVNDLHKIHGRFSAEAKDRATTFSSGMPGKVLLGSLAVAGLVMARLLATRKK; encoded by the coding sequence ATGGCTGTGATTGTCATTACCGGCGGTACGGCGGGCGTGGGGAAAGCAACGGCGCTGCACTTTGCGAAAGCGGGTTACGATGTGGGTATTATTGCCCGCGAGGAAGAGAGCCTGCACTCCACGCAAGAGGAGCTACGCCGTTTTGGGGTCAATGCGTATGCCGTGCAGGCCGACGTGGCGGACAGCCAGGCCGTCGTCGATGCCGCCAACGATATTGAGTACCGCCTGGGTGCTATCGATGTGTGGGTTAACAACGCGATGGGGGCCGTGCTGGCACCGTTTCGCACAATGACGCCCGATGAATTTCGCCGCGTCACGGAGGTCACCTATCTGGGCTACGTGAACGGCACCCGCGCCGCGCTGGAACTGATGGTGCCCCGCGATCGCGGGACGATCGTTCAGGTTGGCTCCGCGCTGGCCTACCGCTCCATCCCGCTGCAGTCTGCCTACTGCGGCGCAAAAGCGGCGATCCGCGGGTTTACCGACGCGGTGCGTACCGAACTGATGCACGAAAATAGCCGGGTTCACCTGTCGATGGTGCAGATGCCGGGTCTCAATACGCCGCAGTTTGACTGGGCGAGAAACAAATTTGCCTGGGCGATGCGCCCCGTGCCGCCCGTATTCCAGCCCGAAGTGGCGGCCAGCGCCATTTTTAAGGTCGCGCAGAAACCGGTGCGTGAACTCTGGGTGGGCAGCAGTACCATTCAGTCGATTGTCGGGCAGTTTCTCTTCCCCGGTTTTCTTGACAGGCTGATGGTAAAAAAGGCGTGGGAAGGGCAGATGACCGATAAGCTGAACGCCGAAGACCGCCGGGACTATCTGGATCAACCGGTCAACGATCTGCACAAAATACATGGACGCTTTTCTGCCGAAGCGAAGGATCGTGCCACGACCTTCTCCTCCGGCATGCCGGGGAAAGTGTTGCTCGGTTCGCTCGCGGTCGCGGGGCTGGTCATGGCTCGCCTGCTGGCGACCCGGAAAAAATAG
- a CDS encoding alpha-amylase family protein, whose protein sequence is MAGWHTRAIIYQIDTALFYDLNGDGCGDIAGIGAKLRYIRRMGATVIWITPFYLTPFLDEGYDVSDHLQVDPRFGKLKDIIAFIEQARELGMQVIIELLIQHTSDAHPWFQQARRNPHSPFRDYYLWSDNDDDDTPPMFPGVEKSIWSWDEEAGQYYRHMFYRHEPDLNLASPAVLKEIDNIILFWLKLGVSGFRLDAASHLTKQAGRGDEKKGLWILKHMRQLIEQHNPDAILLGEVDVEVEEYKDYFGDNDRLNLVLNFWLNKYFYVSLAEKSARPLRKAVKKMIVPPDSCCFANWLRNHDELDLEGIGKKEKQTVLDTFAPDDDMNVYQRGIRRRLAPMLNGSQKRLAFCHAVLFSLPGVPVMRYGDEIGMGDDLALEERYAVRTPMQWAGSQGGGFSDADPDTFIAPIIDRGPFRYQKINVADSLLHRNSLLHRIIDIANTRSEFPEIGVAPFRLINIDNDAVLGLYYETDERSILTFVNFSDKAVQFTAKGIRHATWTACLADKRYEDALLPGKTVELNIGGYGYRWFWTNRTALR, encoded by the coding sequence ATGGCAGGCTGGCATACACGAGCGATTATCTACCAGATTGATACCGCCCTGTTTTACGATCTGAACGGCGATGGCTGCGGGGACATCGCCGGAATTGGGGCAAAGCTGCGCTACATTCGCCGGATGGGGGCAACGGTTATCTGGATCACCCCGTTTTATCTGACGCCGTTTCTCGATGAAGGCTACGACGTTAGCGACCACCTGCAGGTCGATCCACGCTTTGGAAAACTGAAGGATATCATCGCGTTTATCGAGCAGGCCCGCGAGCTGGGTATGCAGGTGATTATCGAACTGCTGATCCAGCACACCTCGGACGCGCATCCCTGGTTTCAACAGGCCCGGCGTAACCCGCACTCCCCTTTTCGCGACTATTACCTGTGGTCCGATAACGACGATGACGACACGCCGCCCATGTTTCCCGGCGTGGAGAAAAGCATCTGGTCATGGGACGAGGAAGCCGGACAATACTATCGGCATATGTTCTATCGCCATGAGCCGGATCTGAATTTGGCCTCGCCTGCGGTTCTCAAAGAGATCGACAACATCATCCTCTTCTGGCTCAAGCTTGGCGTATCGGGCTTTCGCCTGGATGCGGCGTCTCATCTGACAAAGCAGGCCGGGCGTGGGGATGAGAAAAAGGGGCTGTGGATCCTCAAGCATATGCGTCAACTGATTGAGCAACACAATCCGGATGCGATCCTGCTTGGCGAGGTGGACGTCGAGGTCGAGGAATATAAAGACTACTTTGGTGATAACGACCGCCTGAATCTGGTACTGAACTTCTGGCTCAACAAGTATTTTTACGTCAGCCTGGCCGAGAAAAGCGCCCGCCCGCTGCGCAAAGCGGTGAAGAAAATGATCGTGCCGCCGGATTCCTGCTGTTTCGCCAACTGGCTGCGTAATCATGACGAGCTGGATCTGGAGGGGATCGGCAAAAAAGAGAAGCAGACCGTTCTCGATACCTTTGCCCCGGATGACGACATGAACGTGTATCAGCGCGGTATTCGCCGGCGTCTGGCACCGATGCTGAATGGCAGTCAAAAACGGCTGGCGTTCTGCCACGCGGTGCTGTTCTCTCTGCCGGGCGTACCGGTGATGCGCTACGGGGATGAAATCGGCATGGGTGACGATCTGGCGCTGGAAGAGCGCTACGCCGTCCGCACCCCCATGCAGTGGGCGGGCTCGCAGGGCGGCGGCTTTTCGGATGCCGACCCCGACACCTTTATCGCCCCTATAATCGATCGCGGTCCTTTTCGCTATCAAAAAATCAACGTGGCGGATTCCCTTCTGCACCGCAACTCGCTTCTGCATCGCATCATTGATATTGCCAATACGCGTTCAGAGTTCCCGGAAATTGGTGTGGCACCGTTTCGACTCATCAACATCGACAACGATGCCGTCCTGGGGCTCTATTATGAAACCGACGAGCGCAGTATTCTGACCTTCGTGAACTTCAGCGACAAGGCGGTTCAGTTCACGGCAAAAGGGATCCGGCACGCCACCTGGACCGCCTGTCTGGCAGACAAACGCTACGAGGATGCGCTACTGCCCGGTAAAACGGTGGAGCTCAATATCGGCGGATACGGCTACCGCTGGTTCTGGACCAACCGCACCGCGCTGCGCTGA
- a CDS encoding 2-oxo-tetronate isomerase, with the protein MHNLEHDKNETVGELTKKLATKLTDLGLRLTTAESCTGGNLAVALCAEENTAEFYDVGMVVFSDEAKERILGVRRETLARFTAVSEQTVTEMAAKIRDIAQADISIAISGYAGPEGGDDGTAAGTVCFAWNLGERTETSTVHFSGECQDVVEKAVRYALSELIEKLSGLK; encoded by the coding sequence ATGCATAATCTGGAGCATGATAAAAATGAAACCGTCGGGGAGTTAACGAAAAAGCTGGCGACAAAACTTACGGATTTAGGGCTGCGTTTGACCACGGCCGAATCCTGCACGGGCGGCAATCTGGCGGTTGCGCTCTGCGCCGAGGAGAACACGGCAGAATTCTATGATGTCGGGATGGTGGTGTTCAGCGATGAGGCGAAAGAGAGGATCCTGGGCGTTCGCCGAGAAACCCTCGCGCGCTTCACCGCCGTCAGTGAACAAACGGTCACCGAAATGGCAGCAAAAATTCGCGACATTGCGCAGGCCGATATCAGTATCGCCATCAGCGGATATGCGGGGCCAGAAGGCGGGGATGACGGTACGGCAGCCGGAACCGTCTGCTTCGCCTGGAATTTAGGCGAGCGTACAGAAACGAGCACCGTACACTTTTCCGGTGAATGTCAGGATGTGGTGGAAAAAGCGGTCCGTTATGCCTTATCTGAACTGATCGAGAAACTATCAGGCTTGAAATAA
- the cydB gene encoding cytochrome d ubiquinol oxidase subunit II: protein MGVDISIIWFAIIVFATLMYIIMDGFDLGIGMLFTFVGDAKERDVMVNSVAPVWDGNETWLVLGGAGLFGAFPLAYAVIVDALTIPLTAMLIGLIFRGVAFEFRFKATPSHRKFWDYSFVGGSLLATFSQGIVVGAMINGFDVEGRRFVGSSLDWLTPFNLFCGLGLIVAYTLLATTWLIMKSEGTLQNRMRELTRHVLLALVGVIAVVSIWTPVGWQYVADRWFTLPNFFWFLPVPLLVAVFSLWIWRLTRNPDSHARPFLLTLGLIFLGFSGLGISLWPHIIPPHITLWEAAAPPASQLFMLVGTLLIIPVILVYTAWSYYVFRGKVSDTEGYH, encoded by the coding sequence ATGGGCGTTGATATCTCGATTATCTGGTTTGCGATCATCGTCTTCGCCACGCTGATGTACATCATCATGGACGGCTTCGATCTCGGGATTGGGATGCTCTTTACCTTTGTGGGTGATGCCAAAGAACGTGACGTGATGGTAAACAGCGTGGCCCCGGTCTGGGACGGAAATGAAACCTGGCTGGTGCTGGGCGGTGCCGGGCTGTTTGGTGCGTTTCCGCTGGCCTATGCGGTGATCGTTGATGCGCTGACCATTCCGCTTACCGCCATGCTGATTGGCCTCATCTTTCGCGGCGTGGCGTTCGAATTTCGCTTCAAGGCGACGCCGTCGCACCGCAAATTCTGGGACTACTCCTTTGTGGGCGGATCCTTGCTCGCCACGTTTAGTCAGGGGATCGTCGTCGGGGCGATGATCAACGGTTTCGACGTGGAAGGCCGACGTTTTGTCGGCTCATCGCTGGACTGGCTGACGCCGTTCAACCTGTTCTGCGGACTGGGGCTGATAGTCGCTTATACCCTGCTGGCGACGACCTGGCTTATCATGAAAAGCGAGGGCACGCTGCAAAACCGTATGCGTGAACTGACCCGCCACGTGCTGCTGGCGCTGGTTGGGGTTATCGCGGTGGTCAGCATCTGGACACCCGTTGGCTGGCAATATGTGGCCGACCGCTGGTTCACCCTGCCGAATTTCTTCTGGTTCCTGCCGGTTCCCCTTCTGGTGGCGGTATTCAGCCTGTGGATCTGGCGGCTAACCCGTAATCCAGACAGCCACGCCCGCCCGTTCCTGCTCACGCTGGGACTCATCTTCCTCGGGTTTAGCGGGCTGGGCATCAGCCTGTGGCCGCACATCATTCCACCGCATATTACCCTGTGGGAGGCCGCCGCGCCGCCTGCCAGCCAGCTGTTTATGCTGGTCGGGACGCTGCTGATTATTCCGGTGATTCTGGTGTACACCGCCTGGAGCTACTACGTCTTCCGGGGCAAAGTATCTGATACGGAAGGCTATCACTGA
- a CDS encoding outer membrane beta-barrel protein — protein MKKTLIALILVNACTATTAFAAADAGTWYSGAKFGWSHYFDTNTGSKARESNNSSNHFDIDHDNVGGGIYTGYQITPWLAVEGGYDYLGNMQIKGQHSAGGQMKAQGLQMSLKASYAVTNNWDIYGRAGAMGYRAESDVSGHNRFETGIRPLAAVGTEYAFNKNWAGRMEYQWVSNVGNANQIGVSSDISSVTAGLTYRFGQHD, from the coding sequence ATGAAAAAGACATTAATAGCTTTAATTCTGGTAAATGCATGTACCGCCACGACCGCTTTTGCCGCCGCAGATGCAGGCACCTGGTATAGTGGGGCGAAATTTGGCTGGTCACATTATTTTGACACCAATACAGGCTCTAAAGCACGCGAAAGCAATAATAGCTCTAACCATTTCGATATCGACCACGATAATGTCGGCGGCGGTATCTATACGGGTTACCAAATTACGCCATGGCTTGCGGTTGAAGGCGGCTATGATTATCTGGGAAATATGCAGATAAAAGGCCAGCATAGCGCGGGTGGACAAATGAAAGCCCAAGGCCTGCAGATGTCTTTAAAAGCCAGCTATGCCGTGACGAACAATTGGGATATCTATGGCCGTGCGGGTGCGATGGGCTACCGTGCTGAATCTGATGTAAGTGGTCACAATCGTTTTGAGACCGGTATACGCCCGCTTGCGGCAGTCGGTACGGAATACGCATTCAATAAAAACTGGGCTGGTCGCATGGAGTACCAGTGGGTCAGCAACGTGGGTAATGCTAACCAGATTGGCGTCAGCAGCGATATTAGCTCCGTTACCGCTGGGTTGACCTATCGCTTTGGTCAACACGATTAA
- a CDS encoding DUF421 domain-containing protein, with product MDMVFRALAIYLFLVVVFKVAGRRALLQMTSFDLILLLIISEATQQALLGQDFSVTGAMITITTLVVVDIIFGLMKKYFSPVENILDGTPVILVENGIPLMDKLKKVDVSCDDILVSARQNNGVTELKEIKYAILERNGHISIIPFEN from the coding sequence ATGGATATGGTCTTTCGAGCCCTGGCCATTTATCTTTTTCTGGTCGTGGTATTCAAAGTGGCTGGACGGCGCGCGCTGCTGCAAATGACCAGTTTCGACCTGATCCTGCTGCTCATCATCAGTGAAGCAACGCAGCAGGCGCTGTTGGGACAAGATTTTTCGGTCACCGGTGCGATGATTACGATCACCACGCTGGTGGTGGTAGACATTATATTTGGCTTAATGAAAAAGTATTTTTCTCCCGTTGAGAATATTCTGGATGGCACGCCGGTTATATTAGTGGAAAACGGTATTCCACTCATGGATAAGCTTAAAAAAGTCGATGTTTCTTGCGACGATATTCTGGTTTCAGCGCGTCAAAATAACGGCGTGACGGAGTTGAAAGAAATTAAATACGCTATTCTGGAAAGGAATGGTCATATTTCAATCATTCCTTTTGAAAATTAA
- a CDS encoding helix-turn-helix domain-containing protein, with translation MHILPPVRPEQSIERLTAILEPIAEKMKAVPRKRVTWKHKGRQQMYLFLEGGLSLLRASDGLLLVTVYEPHLFGIAEMIQPTQGHILRVETESTILRVDAERAAERFREQGVWEEVATLLSYHTAYLIYRDAQVLQQRTYSVIRNHLQEMILLPEEARMCTTILEYIQDRTLLSRSSILNVLSALKQGEYISFKRGGYLLEIRNLPESF, from the coding sequence ATGCATATTTTACCGCCTGTTCGTCCTGAACAATCGATTGAACGACTGACCGCGATCCTTGAGCCGATAGCGGAGAAAATGAAAGCTGTGCCGCGCAAGCGCGTGACGTGGAAACATAAAGGTCGGCAGCAAATGTATCTCTTTTTAGAGGGCGGATTGTCCCTGCTGCGCGCTTCCGACGGCCTGCTGCTGGTCACTGTTTACGAACCCCATCTCTTCGGTATTGCAGAAATGATCCAGCCGACGCAGGGGCATATTCTGCGAGTGGAAACCGAGTCGACTATTTTACGAGTGGATGCCGAACGTGCGGCGGAACGTTTCCGCGAGCAGGGGGTATGGGAAGAGGTGGCTACACTTCTCTCGTATCATACTGCCTATTTAATTTATCGGGATGCCCAGGTCCTGCAGCAACGGACTTATTCCGTTATTCGCAACCATCTTCAGGAGATGATTTTATTACCTGAGGAAGCACGAATGTGTACGACGATCCTCGAATATATCCAGGACCGCACGCTTTTGTCGCGCAGCAGTATTCTCAACGTATTATCGGCCCTTAAGCAAGGTGAATATATCTCGTTCAAAAGAGGTGGGTATCTTCTTGAAATCAGAAATTTACCGGAGTCGTTTTAA
- a CDS encoding alkyl/aryl-sulfatase, with the protein MKLKTLVNAMTVAGLLSTSLLAAPAMAQSTAKEATAHTKANNDALYGQLPFFDKTDFSNAHKGFIAPLPKDVIKGEKGNVIWNPQQYAFIKEGQKAPDTVNPSLWRQAQLINISGLFEVTDGVYQIRNLDLSNMTIMEGKEGITVIDPLVSAETAKVGMDLYYKNRGKRPVVAVIYTHSHVDHYGGVRGVVDEADVKSGKVKVYAPAGFMKEAVSENIMAGNAMSRRASYMYGNLLKPDAKGQVGAGLGTTTSAGTVTLIEPTHYITEDGQKEVIDGLTYDFMMAPGSEAPSEMLWYVEEKKMIEAAEDVTHTLHNTYSLRGAKIRDPLAWSKYINSAIERWGDKAEIIMAQHHWPTWGNDNVVKLMKNQRDMYRYINDQTLRLANKGLTRDEIAANFALPDGLAKSWSGRGYYGSVSHDVKATYVFYLGWFNGNPATLDELPPVDAAKKYVHYMGGASAILEKAKADYAQGDYRWVAQVVSKVVFADPSNKAARDLEADALEQLGYQAESGPWRNFYLTGAQELRNGVQKLPTPNTASPDTVRAMSPEMFFDFLGVHINGMRAANAKGVFNVDLGKDGGQYKLELENGVLNHSANTVAKGADASIILSRDTLNKIILKETTLKQAQEQGDVTVTGNQAKLDELLSYMDSFDFWFNIVTP; encoded by the coding sequence ATGAAACTCAAAACTCTCGTTAACGCAATGACCGTTGCTGGCCTGTTATCCACATCGCTGTTGGCTGCTCCTGCCATGGCGCAGTCAACGGCAAAAGAAGCTACTGCCCATACGAAAGCAAATAATGATGCGCTGTATGGCCAACTGCCGTTTTTTGATAAAACCGATTTCAGCAATGCCCATAAAGGCTTTATTGCTCCGCTGCCAAAGGATGTCATTAAGGGTGAAAAGGGCAATGTTATCTGGAACCCGCAGCAATACGCTTTTATCAAAGAGGGGCAAAAAGCGCCAGATACGGTAAACCCAAGCCTGTGGCGTCAGGCGCAGCTGATTAACATCAGCGGCCTGTTCGAAGTAACGGACGGCGTTTACCAGATCCGTAACCTCGACCTGTCAAACATGACGATCATGGAAGGCAAAGAAGGGATCACGGTTATCGATCCGCTGGTCTCTGCCGAAACCGCTAAGGTGGGGATGGATCTCTATTATAAAAACCGCGGAAAACGTCCGGTGGTGGCGGTGATTTATACACATAGCCACGTTGACCACTATGGCGGCGTGCGCGGCGTGGTTGACGAAGCCGATGTGAAATCAGGCAAAGTGAAAGTCTATGCCCCGGCGGGCTTTATGAAAGAAGCGGTCTCCGAGAACATCATGGCCGGGAATGCGATGAGCCGCCGGGCCAGCTACATGTACGGCAACCTGCTGAAACCTGACGCAAAAGGCCAGGTTGGCGCGGGTCTCGGGACGACCACGTCTGCCGGGACGGTGACGCTGATCGAGCCGACCCATTACATCACCGAAGATGGTCAGAAAGAGGTTATCGACGGTCTGACGTATGACTTTATGATGGCGCCGGGGTCAGAAGCCCCGTCTGAAATGCTGTGGTACGTCGAAGAGAAGAAGATGATTGAAGCGGCGGAAGATGTGACCCACACGCTGCATAACACTTACTCATTACGCGGGGCGAAGATCCGCGACCCGCTGGCCTGGTCGAAATACATTAACAGCGCCATTGAGCGTTGGGGTGATAAGGCTGAAATCATCATGGCGCAGCACCACTGGCCAACGTGGGGCAACGACAACGTGGTAAAGCTGATGAAAAACCAGCGCGATATGTACCGGTATATCAATGACCAGACGTTGAGACTGGCGAACAAAGGGCTGACGCGTGATGAAATCGCGGCCAATTTTGCGCTGCCGGACGGATTAGCTAAATCCTGGTCGGGCCGCGGCTATTACGGCTCGGTAAGCCATGACGTGAAAGCGACCTATGTGTTTTACCTCGGCTGGTTCAACGGTAATCCGGCAACGCTCGACGAACTCCCGCCCGTCGATGCCGCGAAAAAATATGTCCACTATATGGGCGGTGCCAGCGCCATCCTTGAAAAAGCCAAAGCCGATTATGCGCAGGGTGACTACCGCTGGGTCGCGCAGGTTGTAAGCAAGGTTGTGTTTGCCGATCCATCAAACAAAGCGGCGCGCGATCTGGAAGCGGACGCGCTCGAACAGTTGGGGTATCAGGCGGAGTCGGGCCCGTGGCGCAACTTCTATCTGACCGGGGCGCAGGAACTTCGTAACGGCGTACAGAAATTGCCGACGCCGAATACCGCCAGCCCGGATACGGTTCGCGCCATGTCCCCGGAGATGTTCTTTGACTTCCTCGGGGTGCACATCAATGGCATGAGAGCGGCGAATGCAAAAGGGGTCTTCAACGTTGACCTGGGTAAAGATGGCGGTCAGTACAAGCTGGAGCTTGAGAACGGCGTGCTGAATCACAGCGCGAATACGGTCGCAAAAGGGGCGGATGCCTCAATCATACTCAGCCGCGATACGCTGAACAAAATCATCCTCAAAGAGACCACGCTGAAACAGGCGCAGGAGCAGGGGGATGTGACGGTGACGGGCAATCAGGCGAAGCTTGATGAGTTGCTGAGCTATATGGATAGCTTTGACTTCTGGTTCAATATCGTCACCCCGTAG
- a CDS encoding SDR family oxidoreductase, translating into MSDTTQRTNAYPKPPFPEQPQTPPGLASKMQPVPDHGEKSYKGHGRLAGKKALITGGDSGIGRAVAIAYAREGADVAINYLPEEEQDAAEVIALIEAEGRKAVALPGDVRDETFCQNLVEEAVAKLGGLDILVNNAGRQQYRETLEELTTEDFDATFKTNVYAPFWITKAALRHLKAPASIINTSSVQAVQPSAILLDYAQTKACLAVFTKALAKQLGPKGIRVNAVAPGPYWTVLQSSGGQPMEKVKHFGESSPLGRPGQPVEIAPLYVTLASDECSFTSGQVWCSDGGDGTI; encoded by the coding sequence ATGAGTGATACCACACAACGTACGAACGCTTACCCAAAACCGCCTTTCCCGGAGCAACCGCAAACGCCGCCGGGTCTGGCGTCCAAAATGCAGCCCGTGCCCGATCACGGGGAAAAGAGCTATAAAGGGCATGGCCGACTGGCCGGTAAGAAGGCGCTGATCACCGGCGGCGATTCGGGGATTGGCCGCGCCGTGGCGATTGCCTATGCCCGCGAAGGTGCCGATGTCGCCATCAACTATCTGCCCGAAGAGGAGCAGGATGCCGCTGAGGTGATTGCGCTGATTGAAGCCGAGGGACGGAAAGCCGTCGCGCTTCCCGGCGACGTGCGTGACGAGACCTTTTGCCAGAACCTGGTGGAAGAGGCGGTAGCAAAACTTGGCGGGCTGGATATTCTGGTCAATAACGCCGGTCGCCAGCAGTATCGCGAGACGCTGGAAGAACTCACCACCGAGGATTTTGACGCCACGTTTAAAACCAACGTCTATGCGCCCTTCTGGATCACCAAAGCGGCGCTGCGTCACCTGAAAGCACCTGCGTCGATCATCAATACCTCCTCCGTACAGGCGGTACAGCCGAGCGCCATACTGCTTGATTACGCGCAGACGAAAGCCTGTCTGGCAGTGTTTACCAAGGCTTTAGCGAAACAGTTGGGACCTAAAGGGATACGTGTCAATGCCGTTGCGCCGGGCCCCTACTGGACGGTCCTTCAGTCCAGCGGCGGGCAGCCGATGGAGAAAGTGAAACACTTTGGCGAGAGTTCCCCGCTGGGACGTCCGGGCCAGCCCGTTGAAATCGCGCCGCTGTACGTGACGTTAGCCTCTGACGAATGTTCGTTTACCTCCGGGCAAGTGTGGTGCTCGGACGGGGGCGATGGGACTATCTAA
- a CDS encoding OmpP1/FadL family transporter gives MKTNILLCTGLLAASCAHASALYFYEAGTEDTALAGAGQAARAQDASTIMTNPAGMTRLPDHMITGGLQVMDGSIDYQLNNDAQRSPGDVMKTVPNASAFYSQKMNDDLYAGIGLYGNYGLGIDYGNWAGDRLIKKSTMVAMTLSPSMAYKLNDRLSIGASANVNYGYFSLTRSVNDDDRQQHDHDWAMSYRLGLLMQLTEQTRAGITWNSKTDYHYSIDGKARLPGGAYERPVTAQVNAPQQIMLSVVHDVNPQWSVMGDLGWQDWSQFGAPQITVSGQTLNNVSRMKDTWHGALGVQYRPTGQWRLNAGVAFDSSPYHSQSDVAMTLPTGDEWRFGTGAQYQITPASNIGVAVEYLHMQSSHVKSPAVFAGSYDNPHLWFASVNYSYQF, from the coding sequence ATGAAAACCAACATACTCCTCTGCACTGGCTTATTGGCCGCCTCCTGCGCCCACGCCAGTGCGCTCTATTTTTATGAAGCAGGCACCGAAGATACCGCACTTGCGGGCGCAGGGCAGGCAGCGCGCGCGCAGGATGCCTCCACAATAATGACCAACCCGGCGGGCATGACGCGATTACCTGACCATATGATCACCGGTGGGCTACAGGTGATGGACGGCTCCATCGACTACCAGCTGAATAACGATGCGCAGAGAAGCCCCGGCGATGTGATGAAAACCGTTCCCAATGCCAGCGCCTTCTATAGCCAGAAAATGAACGACGATCTTTATGCCGGTATTGGGCTTTACGGCAATTATGGCCTGGGGATCGATTACGGTAACTGGGCGGGCGACCGGCTGATCAAAAAGAGCACTATGGTGGCGATGACGCTCAGTCCGTCCATGGCGTACAAACTTAACGATCGTCTCTCAATCGGGGCTTCCGCCAACGTCAACTACGGCTATTTTTCATTGACCCGCAGTGTGAATGACGACGACCGCCAGCAGCATGACCATGACTGGGCGATGAGCTATCGCCTGGGGCTGTTGATGCAGCTGACCGAACAGACGCGAGCCGGTATCACATGGAACAGCAAGACGGACTATCACTATAGTATCGACGGCAAAGCACGCTTACCGGGTGGCGCATACGAGCGCCCGGTGACGGCACAGGTGAATGCGCCGCAGCAAATTATGCTCAGCGTTGTGCACGATGTTAACCCGCAATGGTCGGTGATGGGCGATCTCGGCTGGCAGGACTGGAGCCAGTTCGGTGCGCCACAAATCACGGTGAGCGGACAGACGCTTAACAACGTCAGCCGCATGAAAGATACCTGGCATGGTGCGCTCGGCGTGCAGTATCGCCCAACAGGACAGTGGCGGTTGAATGCCGGCGTAGCCTTTGATAGCTCGCCGTACCACAGCCAGAGTGATGTGGCGATGACCTTACCGACCGGCGACGAATGGCGGTTCGGTACAGGCGCGCAGTATCAGATTACGCCAGCCAGCAATATTGGTGTTGCCGTCGAGTATCTTCACATGCAGTCATCGCATGTGAAATCACCCGCTGTCTTTGCGGGAAGCTATGATAACCCCCATCTTTGGTTTGCCAGCGTAAACTATAGCTATCAGTTTTAG